The proteins below come from a single Staphylococcus sp. MI 10-1553 genomic window:
- a CDS encoding fructosamine kinase family protein, with protein sequence MNEKWYHTLPLDHIQSIEPVSGGDVNQAFRVNTNEGPYFLLIQPGRNASFYDAEIAGLEAFEAAGVTAPRVIDQGQVDHDAYLLLSYLDEGQSGSQEALGKLVAQLHQTHEREGRFGFHLPYEGGDIQFDNTWADDWQTLFLKQRMDPLAELIRQRQLWSDSDDALFEKVYGLMADTLAQHESAPSLLHGDLWAGNYMFLTDGRPALFDPAPLYGDREFDLGATKVFGGFSPAFYEAYDTAYPLAEGATLRIRFYELYLLLVHLVKFGTMYLGSVRTTMEEIVDEAN encoded by the coding sequence ATGAATGAAAAATGGTATCACACGTTACCACTCGACCATATCCAATCGATTGAACCAGTCAGCGGTGGTGATGTCAATCAAGCTTTTCGTGTAAATACGAATGAAGGTCCTTACTTTTTGCTGATTCAACCAGGTCGAAATGCGTCATTTTACGATGCAGAAATAGCGGGTCTCGAAGCGTTTGAAGCAGCGGGTGTGACGGCGCCGAGAGTCATTGATCAAGGACAGGTTGATCATGATGCCTATTTATTACTGAGCTATTTAGACGAAGGACAAAGTGGCAGTCAAGAAGCGCTCGGAAAATTAGTTGCTCAACTGCATCAAACACATGAACGAGAAGGTCGATTTGGATTTCATTTGCCTTATGAAGGTGGGGATATTCAATTCGATAATACGTGGGCAGACGATTGGCAAACGTTATTTTTAAAACAACGGATGGATCCACTTGCTGAATTGATTCGTCAGCGTCAATTGTGGTCTGATTCGGATGATGCCTTATTTGAAAAAGTTTATGGTTTAATGGCAGACACGCTAGCCCAACATGAGAGTGCCCCGTCTTTGTTACATGGTGATTTGTGGGCAGGAAATTATATGTTTTTAACAGATGGTCGTCCCGCGCTGTTTGATCCTGCGCCTTTATACGGCGACCGCGAATTTGACTTAGGAGCAACGAAAGTTTTTGGTGGGTTCAGCCCAGCATTTTATGAAGCATATGATACAGCCTATCCACTCGCTGAAGGGGCGACGTTACGCATTCGATTTTACGAGTTGTATTTGTTGCTTGTCC